One window of the Paenibacillus beijingensis genome contains the following:
- a CDS encoding DUF3784 domain-containing protein — protein MYLICLGLFIYATAYLIGVKKNRWLLSGFNRGRVRDKEKLTRMLAMYNLISSVTLVLIGVINQPRFIYLIFLIVIGYVGLYFYANRKM, from the coding sequence ATGTATCTCATCTGTTTGGGCCTTTTCATTTATGCGACCGCTTATTTGATCGGAGTGAAAAAGAACCGCTGGCTGCTTTCCGGCTTCAACAGGGGCCGCGTGCGGGACAAAGAAAAGCTGACTCGCATGCTCGCCATGTATAACCTCATTTCGAGCGTAACCCTTGTGCTGATCGGCGTCATCAATCAGCCGAGATTCATTTATCTTATCTTTCTGATTGTGATCGGCTACGTCGGTTTGTACTTTTACGCGAACCGCAAAATGTAG